ATTTGGTAGTTCTAATGCTCATAAGACCCTCAGAAAGAACCTCTTAGAGAACAATGAGCTAAAAGCTGTTATATCTATGCCAAGTGGTGTATTTAAACCATATGCGGGAGTATCAACAGCAGTTTTAGTTTTTGTAAAAGGTGGCTCAACTGATAAAGTTTGGTTCTACGATATGGAAGCAGACGGATACAGTTTAGACGACAAGAGAAACAAAATCGAGCAAAACGATATTCCAAATATTATAGAAAAATATAAACAAAAAGACACTGCCGAATATAAATCTACGAAAAAGCACTTTTTTATTGATGTCGCTGATATAGTAGCAAACGATTATGATTTATCTATCAATCGCTATAAAACTATTGAATATGAAGAGATTGAATATCCACCTACTAATGAGATTTTAGGGGATATCGAAGCACTTTCAGTGAGTATCAATAGTGATTTACAAGAGTTGAAGCAACTCTTATAGTAAATATACACTATTAATTTAGGAGCGGTGATTTATGAAACATCAGTCGCTAACGCTCTTTTACGCAATAATTCATTGAAAAAAAGACATTTTTAATAAATTATTAGAAAAAGCTTGTGTTATGGATGATTTATTGGTATAATATCATTAACATAAGCAAGATTTATACATTTAAGAAGATTTTAAGATTTCTTACGCTACAATTCTCCTTACAATAAAACATTCTTCCCCCAACGATAAAAACTTTAATTGTGAAGTTTTCTATCCGAACCAAGAAATGTAACTCATTATTATCACTATTTAAAAATTGCCCGTAGCAATTTCTAATCAGTATATATATCAAGATTTAAAATAAAATTATTGATTATATTTAAGTGGAAAGTTCATAACCCACTATAAACCCTGTCTGATTAACTGCAAAAAATGTATTTTGAAACACATTTAAAAACCTATCTTTCTGTATCTACCATTATCAAAGTTAAAAAAAAAGGCTTGATTATGAAAAAGCAGTCATTAAACAGCTCACAGACTAAAAAAACAACAACAACACTAATGCAATGGGTAGGAGGCAAAGTAAGACTTGCTGACAAACTTGTTGAAACACTACCTGAAACTTACAACAACTACTTTGAACCTTTTATCGGTGCTGGCTCTTTGTTCTTCAAAGAAGTTCCTGAAAATGGTTATATAAGTGATATGAACTATGAGCTTATTAATTGCTATAAAATTATTCAGTCTAATGTCGAAGAATTAATTGTTGATTTAGGAAAACACGAATTTAACCTTGATTACTATATGAGGATTAGAAGTCTTGACAGAGATTTAGAGGTATTCAATAAACTAACTGATATTGAAAGAGGCAGTAGATTTTTGTATTTAATGAAAGGAGGCTATAACGGACTTTGGAGAGTTAATCAAAAGAACCAAAATAATGTAGCTTGGAATAAAAAGACTGATTTAGAGTTTGACTATGACTATATAAGAGAAGCCAGCAAAAAGCTTCAAAATACGGTTATAGAGCATAAAGATTTTATGTG
The sequence above is drawn from the Candidatus Sulfurimonas baltica genome and encodes:
- a CDS encoding DNA adenine methylase, with translation MYFETHLKTYLSVSTIIKVKKKGLIMKKQSLNSSQTKKTTTTLMQWVGGKVRLADKLVETLPETYNNYFEPFIGAGSLFFKEVPENGYISDMNYELINCYKIIQSNVEELIVDLGKHEFNLDYYMRIRSLDRDLEVFNKLTDIERGSRFLYLMKGGYNGLWRVNQKNQNNVAWNKKTDLEFDYDYIREASKKLQNTVIEHKDFMCIKDNIQKGDFCYFDSPYDNSTNEKSYTKEGFGVKEQEQLKELCDYIDSIGAYFLLSNSCTERTLNLYSKYRIEYISMKQNISSNKDKRVNTTEILVSNYTNQRAVNNQINNVEVAI